The Halorussus gelatinilyticus genome contains the following window.
AGATAGCCGCCAGCACCGAGTCGCGGTTCCAGTACCGGATTCGCCGGACCGCCGACGCCATCGCTCGAAAAGCGGGCGTCGAACCCGACGCGGCCGGCGAGAGCGACGGCGGCGAGTCGGACGAAGGCGACGCGAACGACGACGAATCGGCCGACGCTGACGACCGATTCGGCGACGACGCGACGGGCGTCGGTTCCGGAGACCGCGGTTCGGCCGACCGCGAGAGCGAGGCGACGAGCGCCGATTCGACCGACGCCGGGACCGACCGACCCGACCGGGGAGCGAACGCCTCCGACGGAGCGACCGACTCGGACCGAACGGAGGCCCAAGCGTGAAGTCGATTCGTCGAACCAATCGCTGGCGCGGCATCAGCGGCGTCGCCCTGCTGGCCGGCGCGCTCGGCGTCCTGTTCAGTCGGCCGCTGGTCCTGCTGTCGGGCGTCGTCGGCGTCGCGTTCGCGGCCTACGCCCGGACCGCGGGCACGCCCGAACCGGCCCTCGACGTGACGCGGACCGTCAGCGACGGGGAACCCCTGCCGGGCGACGAGGTGCAGGTGCGACTCACCGTCGAGAACGTCGGCGGTTCGATGCTCGCGGACGTCCGGGTCGTGGACGGCGTGCCCGACGCGCTACCGGTCGTCTCCGGCTCCGCGAGACTCGGGACCGCGCTCCGGCCCGGCAAGTCGGCGACGCTGACCTACGCGGTCGAGGCCGAGCGCGGCGACCACGAGTTCGACCCCGCGACCGCAATCGTCCGGGACTTCAGCGGTGCCATCGAGGTCGAACAGGAGGTCGAGACCGAGACCAAACTCCGGTGCGTCCCGAAGCTGGGAACCACCGTGGACGTGCCGCTGCGCGCCCAGACCACACAGTACACCGGCCGGGTCACGACCGACGCGGGCGGGTCGGGCGTCGAGTTCCACGCGACCCGCGAGTACCGGCCGGGCGACCCGCTCTCGCGGGTGGACTGGAACCGCCTCGCGCGGACGGGCGAGGTCACGACCATCGACTTCCGCGAGGAGCGCGCCGCGAGCGTGGTCGTCCTCGTGGACACCCGCGAGAAGGCGTATCTGTCTCGGGACGCCGAGTCGCGCAACGCGGTCCAGTACGGCGTGGACGCCGCGGGGAAGGTCGTCACGAAGCTCCTGGACGCGGGCGACCGCGTGGGACTGGCCTCGCTCGGTCCCGAGTCGTGCTGGCTCGCGCCCGGCGCGGGCCACGACCATCAGGCCCGCGCTCGGAGCCTGCTCGCGACCCATCCCGCGTTCGCGCCGACGCCCGGCGACGGGATGTTCTACCCGACGACGCGGCTCAAGCAGATTCGCAAGCGCCTGCCCGCCTCGACGCAGGTCGTGTTCGTCACGCCGCTCTGTGACGACTTCGGGCCGGATGTCGCCCGCAGGCTCGACGCCGAGGGCCACCTCGTGACCGTCGTCAGCCCGGACCCGACCGCGACCGACACCGCGGGCCAGCGGTTCGCCCGGACCCAGCGCAAGCATCGCGTCTCGAAGCTCCGGCAGGCCGGCATCCGCGTCGTGGACTGGGACGTAGACGAGCAGTTGGGCGTCGCGTTGGCTCGGATGGCGAGAGTGACAGGAGGTGTCGCTTGATGAGCGATACCGACTGGTGGGATAGCGTGACGGGAGGTGTCGCGTGACCCGCGAAATCGACCGGTCGCCCGCGCGCCTCTCGTCGGCGCTGGCGGTCAGCGCGGCCGCGCTCGCGGCGGGCACCAGCGCGCTCACGACCAGCACGGCCCTCGCGCTCGGCGTCGCCGGATTCGTCGTCGTCGCGCTCGGCGTCGTCCGCGGGTCTCGGCGGGCCATCACGCTCGGTGCGACCGCACTGCTCGTCGGCGCGCTGGTCGGCGGCTTGTTCTCCGGCGCGCCGTACTTCCTCCTGCCGGGGGTCATCGCCACGGTGTTGGCGTGGGACTTCGGCGAGCAGGCCATCAACGTCGGCGAGCAGTTAGGTCGTGAGGCCGACACGACCCAACTGGAAGTGACCCACGCCGCGGGGAGTACGGTCGTCGGCGTCGGTGCCGGCGCGCTGGGCTACGGCATCTATCTGGTCTCCTCTGGCGGTCAGCCGGTGCCCGCGCTCGTGTTCCTCCTGCTGGCCGCGGTGGTCCTCACGTCGGCGCTCCGGAACTGACCGGTCGGGGTTCGGGATTCGCTGGACCCCGGACTTCGCTTCTCGCTCGCGCTCGGTGACGCGAACTACCGGAAGCGCACCTACGGATTGCTTCTTCTCCGCAACCACTCCAACTTCGAGAACAACGAGTGAAATCCCGAGGACCGCAGACTGAACTGCGAAAATCACCGAAAGCCCGCCGAGAAACCCGAATCGACCGACGGCCCGCTACCCGCGCAGTTCGCGCTGAAGTCGTCGCAGTTGCCGTTCGACCTTCCGGGCTTGCTCTTCGGCGTTCGGGTCGAGGTCCGAGAGCTCGGGTTGCTCCTCGTCGTCGGACTCCGACTCGTCGCTCGTCTCCCCCGCGGCGTCTTCGTCCATGCCTCGGGGTGGTCGCCGGATTGATATAAAAGCGAGCCAAGCGGAGTGAAAGTGAACCTGATTAGCTTTCGCCCGCGTCGTCCAAGACCTGCTGGAGGTCCCGGAACAGCGCTTCGTACTCGTCGGGGGCCATCTCGTCCTCGATGACCGACAGTTGATTCTGCACCTCTCGCAACTCCGCCTCGACTCGGGCGTGAGTTTCACTCTCGGCCGCCTCGTCCCTCCGGGGGTCGGCCCGGCAGGTCACCAACCGGTAGTATCGCTGGAGGAGTCGGTTGTACCGCCGGCGCTTGACGAGTCGGTCGAGGACCGTCCGGACTTTCCACTCGGCGAGCGGCCGGCGGATGCAGTCGTCGAGATCGAGTTCGAGCGCATCGACGTCGGCGTCTTCCGAGAGAACGACCGCCGCGGGTGCCTCGATACCGCGGTCGCGTAGCTTCGAAACGAACTCGTCGCCGGACACATCCTCGCAGTGTCGAGGAACCAGTATCACGTCTACGTCCGCGTCGGCAGCGGAGAGGGCGGTCTCGCCGTCGCTGGCGGTCGTTACGTCCGTACTCGACAGCCACTCCGAACATTCGCTCACGGTTTCGCCGACTAAGAGGGCGCTCGGCCGATAGGCGCGAGCGTCCGCGGACGTTTCCGATTCGGCACCCATTTCGACTCGAAATAGCAAATAGGTGGTGTTATAAATTACTCATATTTCCATTACTACACACATTATATTTGTAATTCGATAAAATAAGTCGACGTTCGAGTGGTGCGCGCTCGGGGTCTCACTCCACCGTCGGCACCGGTACGTCGTCCAGCACGCGGTCCACGATGGAGGACTTCGAGACGTTGTTGACCTGCGCGTCGGGGGTCAGGACGACCCTGTGGGCCAGTACC
Protein-coding sequences here:
- a CDS encoding DUF58 domain-containing protein, which encodes MKSIRRTNRWRGISGVALLAGALGVLFSRPLVLLSGVVGVAFAAYARTAGTPEPALDVTRTVSDGEPLPGDEVQVRLTVENVGGSMLADVRVVDGVPDALPVVSGSARLGTALRPGKSATLTYAVEAERGDHEFDPATAIVRDFSGAIEVEQEVETETKLRCVPKLGTTVDVPLRAQTTQYTGRVTTDAGGSGVEFHATREYRPGDPLSRVDWNRLARTGEVTTIDFREERAASVVVLVDTREKAYLSRDAESRNAVQYGVDAAGKVVTKLLDAGDRVGLASLGPESCWLAPGAGHDHQARARSLLATHPAFAPTPGDGMFYPTTRLKQIRKRLPASTQVVFVTPLCDDFGPDVARRLDAEGHLVTVVSPDPTATDTAGQRFARTQRKHRVSKLRQAGIRVVDWDVDEQLGVALARMARVTGGVA
- a CDS encoding DUF7519 family protein, producing the protein MTREIDRSPARLSSALAVSAAALAAGTSALTTSTALALGVAGFVVVALGVVRGSRRAITLGATALLVGALVGGLFSGAPYFLLPGVIATVLAWDFGEQAINVGEQLGREADTTQLEVTHAAGSTVVGVGAGALGYGIYLVSSGGQPVPALVFLLLAAVVLTSALRN